From Brassica oleracea var. oleracea cultivar TO1000 chromosome C3, BOL, whole genome shotgun sequence, a single genomic window includes:
- the LOC106335824 gene encoding DNA annealing helicase and endonuclease ZRANB3 — MGEEDRFTLGEKRNPSFDDSSSENPQRRHDFRLSKCRKLDGGNGAVSREPGSNTSVVEKFRARLEICSPDSFSVTPVQLQGFRFPEKQDCLRQLNEILYEAIPSHYTQNQDGGKAGVYKIRDYSMVLGRLRRSKLVEVEEIPWITFAVVEKLSQSYVSGKWEPCKHEHFTEEKVEELIGNLPRRLVDSLLPFQVDGLRFGLRRGGRCLIADEMGLGKTLQAIAIAGCFMNEGSILVVCPAVLRYSWAEELERWLPFCLPSDIHLVFGHQNNPAYLPRWPKVVVISYTMLQRLRKTMLEREWALLILDESHHVRCSKKNSESSEIQTVLDVAEKVKHIVLLSGTPSLSRPFDIFHQINMLWPGLLGKNKYEFAKTYCEVGLVRGIQGKIFQDFSKGTRLLELNVLLNQTVMIRRLKQHVLTQLPPKRRQIVTILLKKSDIALAMTILSEANKPNAAITNVTENTHEPEGIAQLAHGSNKDGDMNEVDPDDPDCDKDNQLSGNLSYQQLGVAKLSAFREWLSLHPLISGGLDYTPEEINEDTSSNKMVIFAHHHKVLDGVQEFMCDKGIGFVRIDGTTLPRDRQLAVQTFKFSSEVKVAIIGVEAGGVGLDFSAAQNVVFVELPKTPSLLLQAEDRAHRRGQTSAVNVYIFCAKDTMDESNWQNLNKRLHRISSTTDGKYDAKTEIEIERAHLFKPAEESSEREICDAQPSQASRVIADNNVESCEDLGSETDVSNTIDLKDNTLPHLEILKVFCPYVESGSGSSTMLDRENQENHEPKNVIAHNGVVEENDSNSFFPLVDSLRFEVSQNTGRIHLYSCIPGKDPRPRPHFQNFRPEEIEASNSTPFIEKENSPESLTDDPVHVRAILEFMKEWKALRPIEKRKLIGKPLQLPLSLELSYLSERTSHNSEGLLKGGSKRRNTPFSEISVPLPQNAVWRRVNLRSGHQRKEKEYTQAWTMSNEPLCKFCQKHCKGTNAKEPEYFEDLFCDLECYEDYRTRTSSRYIRQELFQIEHGICTNCNLDCHQLVRYIKPLPLEKRREYINKVAPVLFARKNLLEALVNDPAEGNAWHADHIIPVYRGGGECRLENMRTLCVACHADVTAAQCAERKIIRSKARKQLKDALKELKNLPKKTRDSADENKKETDCSVSVMDEEEDDELLVEVPGSSYSIDEKINPDS; from the exons AACGAGATTCTCTACGAG GCGATACCTTCGCACTACACTCAAAACCAAGACGGAGGCAAAGCTGGTGTTTATAAGATTAGGGATTACAGTATGGTTTTGGGGAGGTTAAGAAGGTCGAAGCTCGTTGAAGTCGAGGAGATTCCTTGGATTACGTTTGCCGTCGTTGAGAAGCTTTCTCAGTCGTATGTTTCCGGGAAATGGGAGCCGTGTAAGCATGAGCATTTTACGGAGGAGAAGGTTGAAGAGCTGATTGGGAATTTGCCGAGGAGATTGGTGGATTCGCTTTTGCCTTTTCAAGTTGATGGTCTGAGGTTTGGGTTGAGGAGAGGTGGGAGGTGTCTTATTGCTGATGAAATGGGGCTTGGGAAGACACTTCAG GCTATTGCGATTGCTGGCTGCTTTATGAATGAGGGTTCCATACTTGTTGTCTGTCCTGCGGTTTTGCGTTACTCATGGGCTGAAGAGTTGGAGCGTTGGTTGCCGTTTTGTTTGCCTTCTGACATACATCTCG TGTTCGGTCATCAGAATAATCCTGCCTATCTACCAAGATGGCCAAAAGTTGTGGTTATCTCATATACGATGCTTCAGCGTCTTCGGAAAACCATGCTTGAGCGCGAATGGGCCCTTTTGATACTAGATGAGTCTCATCACGTGCGCTGTTCAAAGAAGAATTCAGAATCATCTGAG ATACAGACTGTTCTTGATGTTGCTGAAAAGGTTAAGCACATAGTGCTCTTGTCAGGGACTCCATCTTTATCGAG GCCCTTTGATATTTTCCATCAGATAAACATGCTATG GCCTGGTTTGCTGGGGAAGAACAAGTATGAGTTTGCGAAAACCTATTGTGAAGTCGGGCTTGTCAGAGGTATACAGGGGAAAATTTTCCAG GATTTTTCAAAGGGTACTCGCTTACTGGAGTTGAACGTGCTGCTAAACCAAACAGTGATG ATAAGAAGACTGAAGCAGCATGTTTTAACACAGTTACCCCCAAAACGTAGACAAATTGTAACCATACTGCTAAAGAAGTCTGATATAGCTTTAGCAATGACTATTCTCAGTGAGGCTAATAAACCAAATGCGGCTATAACAAATGTCACAGAGAACACACATGAACCTGAAG GTATAGCTCAACTGGCTCATGGATCAAATAAAGATGGAGATATGAACGAAGTGGACCCAGATGATCCTGACT GTGACAAGGATAATCAACTATCCGGGAATCTCTCCTATCAACAACTTGGTGTTGCAAAGCTTTCTGCCTTTCGTGAATGGTTATCCCTACATCCACTTATATCAGGAGGACTGGATTATACCCCTGAAGAAATTAATGAAGACACAAGTTCAAATAAGATGGTCATTTTTGCACATCACCATAAGGTTCTGGATGGAGTTCAG GAATTTATGTGTGATAAAGGCATTGGTTTCGTCCGCATTGATGGGACGACTTTGCCAAGAGATAGACAATTGGCTGTACAGACATTTAAGTTTTCTAGTGAG GTTAAAGTTGCAATAATTGGCGTAGAAGCTGGGGGAGTTGGACTTGATTTTTCAGCAGCTCAAAATGTTGTGTTTGTGGAATTGCCTAAAACACCGTCACTGTTGCTTCAG GCTGAGGATAGAGCACATAGGCGAGGCCAAACAAGCGCAGTGAACGTTTATATCTTCTGCGCAAAG GATACTATGGACGAGTCTAATTGGCAAAATCTGAACAAGAGGCTGCACCGTATTTCATCGACAACTGATGGAAAATATGATGCGAAGACTGAAATCGAA ATTGAAAGAGCACATCTTTTTAAGCCTGCTGAAGAAAGCAGTGAAAGAGAAATTTGTGACGCACAACCATCACAAGCTAGTAGAGTAATAGCTGATAACAATGTTGAAAGCTGTGAAGATCTGGGATCTGAGACAGATGTCTCAAATACTATTGATCTCAAG GACAACACGCTTCCTCATTTGGAAATATTAAAAGTCTTCTGTCCTTATGTTGAAAGTGGTTCGGGGTCTTCTACTATGTTAGACCGAGAAAACCAAGAAAATCATGAGCCTAAAAAT GTTATTGCTCATAACGGGGTTGTGGAAGAGAATGATTCCAATTCCTTTTTTCCACTTGTAGATTCTCTCCGATTTGAG GTGAGCCAGAACACTGGAAGAATTCATTTATATTCTTGCATTCCTGGGAAAGATCCACGACCAAGGCCTCATTTCCAGAACTTCCGACCAGAGGAGATTGAAGCAAGCAATTCAACTCCATTCATCGAAAAAGAAAATTCGCCTGAATCCCTCACGGATGATCCAGTTCATGTGCGAGCTATTTTAGAATTTATGAAAGAGTGGAAAGCGTTACGGCCGATCGAAAAGAGGAAACTAATTGGAAAGCCTTTGCAACTACCTTTATCACTGGAGTTGAGCTACTTGAGTGAAAGAACTAGTCACAACAGTGAG GGATTGCTCAAAGGAGGGAGCAAAAGACGGAATACACCCTTTTCAGAGATCAGTGTTCCTTTACCTCAAAATGCAGTGTGGAGAAGGGTTAATCTTCGGAGTGGCCACCAAAGAAAGGAAAAAGAATACACCCAAGCTTGGACCATGAGCAACGAACCACTCTGTAAATTCTGTCAAAAGCACTGCAA GGGAACCAACGCCAAAGAGCCTGAGTATTTTGAGGATCTTTTCTGTGATCTTGAATGCTATGAAGATTACCGGACAAGAACAAGCAGTAGATATATTCGCCAG GAACTTTTTCAGATAGAACATGGAATTTGCACAAACTGCAACTTAGATTGCCACCAACTTGTCAGATATATAAAGCCTTTACCACTGGAAAAACGGCGTGAATACATCAACAAAGTTGCTCCAGTCTTGTTTGCCCGGAAGAACTT GCTGGAGGCCCTGGTTAATGATCCAGCCGAGGGAAATGCGTGGCATGCGGATCATATTATTCCAGTCTACCGAGGTGGAG GTGAGTGCCGGCTGGAGAACATGCGGACGCTTTGTGTGGCCTGTCATGCCGATGTCACAGCAGCTCAATGCGCAGAACGCAAAATAATACGGTCCAAGGCTAGGAAGCAACTCAAAGACGCGTTAAAGGAACTCAAAAACCTTCCAAAGAAAACAAGAGACTCGGCTGACGAAAACAAAAAG GAGACTGATTGTTCCGTTTCAGTGATGGACGAAGAGGAAGACGACGAGCTTCTGGTCGAAGTTCCAGGCAGTTCCTACTCCATCGATGAGAAAATCAATCCTGACTCGTAA